A region of Candidatus Omnitrophota bacterium DNA encodes the following proteins:
- a CDS encoding PhoH family protein: MEKNIQFQNIQEAQAIFGKYDENIKLIEGSLNVRIIGRGESVNIVGEEQEIKKALSLFEELLAVVRKGGIIRKHEIIFSLRAVKEGKSTQIQDIYLDRIEVSSKRRYITPQTKGQKEYIDAIRQHDIVFCIGPAGTGKTYLAMAMAVSSLQNQDVSRIILVRPAVEAGESLGYLPGDMYEKVSPYLRPLYDALYDMMEVEKIERYIERGIIEVVPLAYMRGRTLNDSFIILDEAQNSTPEQMKMFLTRLGFDSKAVITGDITQSDLPTGKESGLIQAQHVLKEIEGISFVVLTDEDVVRHELVQEIIKAYARFDSSKNV, from the coding sequence ATGGAGAAGAATATTCAATTTCAAAACATTCAGGAAGCACAGGCTATCTTTGGTAAGTATGACGAGAACATAAAACTCATCGAGGGTTCTTTGAATGTGAGAATAATTGGTAGAGGAGAGTCTGTCAATATTGTAGGGGAAGAACAGGAGATTAAAAAAGCGCTCAGTTTATTTGAAGAACTTTTAGCAGTAGTGCGCAAAGGAGGGATAATTAGAAAACATGAAATAATTTTTTCTCTTCGAGCAGTAAAAGAGGGAAAATCCACGCAAATACAGGATATCTATCTTGACCGTATAGAGGTTTCTTCGAAACGCAGATACATAACTCCCCAGACTAAAGGTCAGAAGGAATATATTGATGCCATCAGGCAACACGACATTGTTTTCTGTATTGGGCCTGCCGGAACAGGAAAAACTTACTTAGCAATGGCTATGGCGGTAAGTTCTTTGCAGAATCAGGATGTTTCGCGCATTATTCTTGTCCGTCCCGCGGTAGAAGCAGGAGAATCTTTGGGATATCTGCCAGGAGATATGTATGAGAAGGTCAGTCCTTATCTCAGACCGCTTTATGATGCCCTTTACGACATGATGGAAGTGGAAAAGATTGAACGTTATATAGAACGGGGAATAATTGAAGTAGTTCCTCTGGCTTATATGCGGGGTAGGACTCTGAATGATTCTTTTATTATTCTTGATGAAGCACAGAATTCCACCCCAGAGCAGATGAAGATGTTTCTTACGCGTTTAGGGTTTGATTCCAAAGCAGTGATTACCGGAGATATTACACAATCAGACCTTCCCACCGGCAAAGAATCGGGATTAATCCAGGCTCAGCATGTCTTGAAAGAGATTGAGGGAATTAGCTTCGTTGTTCTTACAGACGAAGATGTGGTTAGACACGAACTGGTTCAAGAAATAATTAAGGCGTATGCCAGGTTTGATTCATCTAAAAACGTATGA